Sequence from the Streptosporangium brasiliense genome:
CGCCCGGCGCTGCTCGGCCCCGGGTTCGACGTGATCGGCGCGGAGGCGTTCAGCCTTCCCGAGCATCTCGCCCTCCACCGGCTCATCATCGGAGTGGGAGGCGTGGCGGCCGCCGGCGCTGGCGGTCGGGAGTGGGTGGACCGGTTGCTGGAGAGCGCCGACGACGCGCTGCGGGGGCTGGTGACCCGGTTCGCGGTCGAGGAGGTCCGGGTGGACCTGACGAGCGAGGAACGATACGCCGCAGGGATGCTGGTGGCACTTGAGCTCATCACCGTCACACATGCGCTCGACCAGCTCAAGTCACGGATGGAGCGGACCAACCCGGTTGAGCAACAGCAGGACTACAACCGCCTCTACGGCGAGCTGGTCGCGCTGGAGCAGCAGCGGCGCGTGCTGAAGGAACGCGCCGCCGGAAGCTGATCGCGTAATTGGCTTTAATTTCCATGCGCTGATTCGACCAAACCCTAATAAGGTCTCGGTTCGATAATGATCCGGGCCTTACCTTCGGTGCCAAAAATAGGTCTGCCATTTTGGGGACCCAATACAGCAGACTGTGTCCCGTGGGTGCATCGGTGCTGCCAAGTGGGCCGCCATCGGTAGACCAGGTGGCCGACCTCGTTGCGAAAGGGAGGGAGCGCGGAAGCGTCACGGTCGACGACGTGGCCGCCGCTCTCGACAAATCCGAGCTGCCGTCCGACGCGCTCGAACGCGTCGTCCGCATGCTCGCCGAACACGGAGTGGAGGTTCTCGAGCCCCAGGGCGATGAGGAGACCACCCGCTCGGATGAGGAGGACGTCGGTAAACGGGCGCCGACCAGCGATCTGGTCCGCATCTACCTGCGGGAGATCGGGCGGGTGCCACTGCTGACGGCCGAGGAGGAGGTGGAGCTCGCCAAGTCCATCGAGGCGGGGCTGTTCGCCGAGGACAAGCTGGCGAACATCGTCTCGCGGCTGGCCTTCCCGGAGTTCAAGGAGCTGGTCTGGCAGGGCACGCGGGCCAAGCAGCGGCTGATCGAGGCCAATCTGCGGCTCGTCGTCTCCATCGCCAAAAGATATGTGGGCCGCGGGATGCTGTTCCTGGATCTGATCCAGGAGGGCAACCTCGGGCTCATCCGGGCGGTCGAGAAATTCGACTACACCAAGGGATACAAGTTCTCCACGTATGCCACATGGTGGATTCGCCAGGCGATCACACGGGCCATCGCCGACCAGGCGCGCACCATTCGCATTCCGGTGCACATGGTCGAGACGATCAACAAGTTGGTCCGGGTGCAGCGCCAGCTCCACCAGGATCTGGGCCGCGAGCCGGCGCCCGAGGAGATCGCGCTGGAGATGGATCTCCCGATCGACCGGGTGATCGAGATCCAGCGCATCGCGCAGGAGCCCGTCTCGCTGCAGTCGCCGATCGGCGAGGAGGACTCCGACCTCGGTGACTTCATCGAAGACGCCGACGCGGTCGTGCCGATGGAGGCCGCGGCCTTCATCATGCTGCAGGACCAGCTCGACGACATC
This genomic interval carries:
- the rpoD gene encoding RNA polymerase sigma factor RpoD encodes the protein MADLVAKGRERGSVTVDDVAAALDKSELPSDALERVVRMLAEHGVEVLEPQGDEETTRSDEEDVGKRAPTSDLVRIYLREIGRVPLLTAEEEVELAKSIEAGLFAEDKLANIVSRLAFPEFKELVWQGTRAKQRLIEANLRLVVSIAKRYVGRGMLFLDLIQEGNLGLIRAVEKFDYTKGYKFSTYATWWIRQAITRAIADQARTIRIPVHMVETINKLVRVQRQLHQDLGREPAPEEIALEMDLPIDRVIEIQRIAQEPVSLQSPIGEEDSDLGDFIEDADAVVPMEAAAFIMLQDQLDDILATLSDREQRIIQLRFGLADGHPRTLEEVGREFGVTRERIRQIESKTLAKLRHPTRAQMLRDYLD